In Leishmania infantum JPCM5 genome chromosome 9, the following proteins share a genomic window:
- a CDS encoding microtubule associated protein-like protein: protein MSAYVLSTPLEARVAKCASLRAANAVPVVVEEAQARGGKAHFSALARETTVAQLVAAVRGFRGVDAKKPVALTVAGCSVSPSATLGELHDACRRADDGMLYVAYTAERCMGAAVCTPCGSCACN from the coding sequence ATGTCCGCCTACGTGttgtcgacgccgctggaggCCCGCGTTGCGAAGTGCGCGAGCCTGCGCGCTGCGAACGCGGTGCCCGTTgtcgtggaggaggcgcaggcgcgcggcggcaaggcACACTTcagcgcgctggcgcgcgagaCGACGGTTGCACAGCTTgtggccgcggtgcgcggctTCCGCGGCGTGGACGCGAAGAAGCCGGTGGCGCTGACGGTTgccggctgcagcgtgtcgccgtcggcgacgctCGGCGAGCTGCACGACGCGTGCAGGCGAGCGGACGACGGCATGCTGTACGTCGCCTACACCGCGGAGCGCTGCATGGGCGCTGCGGTGTGCACGCCGTGCGGCTCGTGTGCCTGCAACTAG